One window from the genome of Enterobacteriaceae bacterium Kacie_13 encodes:
- the zapB gene encoding cell division protein ZapB yields MSFEVFEKLEAKVQQAIDTITLLQMEIEELKEQNNTLSHEVQQASGNHESLVRENAQLKEEQHVWQDRLRALLGKMEEV; encoded by the coding sequence ATGTCATTTGAAGTATTTGAGAAACTAGAAGCTAAAGTTCAGCAAGCGATCGATACCATTACTCTGTTGCAGATGGAAATCGAAGAACTGAAAGAGCAGAACAACACTCTGTCTCATGAAGTTCAGCAGGCGAGTGGTAATCACGAGTCGCTGGTGCGTGAAAATGCGCAACTGAAAGAAGAACAACACGTGTGGCAGGATCGTCTGCGTGCACTGTTGGGAAAAATGGAAGAAGTCTGA
- a CDS encoding 1,4-dihydroxy-2-naphthoate polyprenyltransferase has protein sequence MSTMTPCTPTTPARAWLESLRPKTLPLAFASIVMGSAIASLQGVFHPLTALLALLTAGCLQILSNLANDYGDAEKGSDTPDRVGPLRGMQKGMITAAQMKRAIMLTIALTIVCGIALIAVACHKPSDVVGFLILGLLSIGAAITYTVGTRPYGYMGLGDISVLIFFGWISVAGTFYLQAGYFDWIVMLPATATGLLSTAVLNINNLRDIETDSANGKNTLAVRLGPVNARRYHTIILSAATLCLAIFSAIHLHHWTGWLFLLALPMLAVHIKRVNHAKTSLEVRPLLEHMVKAALLTNVLFAVGLLLN, from the coding sequence ATGAGCACTATGACTCCCTGCACTCCGACGACGCCCGCCCGCGCCTGGCTCGAAAGCCTGCGTCCTAAAACGTTGCCTCTGGCTTTTGCCTCTATCGTCATGGGTTCGGCAATTGCCAGCCTGCAAGGCGTTTTTCATCCGCTGACGGCCCTGCTGGCGCTGCTCACTGCCGGGTGTCTGCAAATTCTGTCAAATCTGGCGAATGATTATGGCGATGCAGAAAAAGGCAGTGATACGCCGGATCGCGTCGGGCCGTTGCGCGGGATGCAAAAAGGGATGATTACGGCCGCACAGATGAAACGCGCCATTATGCTGACCATCGCACTGACAATCGTCTGCGGCATCGCGCTCATCGCCGTGGCGTGTCACAAGCCGAGCGATGTGGTCGGTTTCCTCATCCTCGGCCTGCTGTCGATTGGCGCGGCGATCACTTACACCGTCGGCACACGTCCTTACGGTTATATGGGCCTCGGGGATATCTCGGTACTGATTTTCTTCGGCTGGATCAGCGTAGCAGGGACGTTCTATTTACAGGCGGGATATTTCGACTGGATCGTGATGCTGCCGGCCACGGCGACCGGTTTGCTGTCGACTGCAGTGCTCAACATCAACAATTTGCGCGATATCGAAACCGACAGCGCCAACGGCAAGAATACGCTGGCTGTACGCCTTGGGCCGGTAAATGCCCGCCGCTATCACACCATCATTCTCAGCGCGGCAACGCTGTGTCTGGCAATATTCTCTGCCATTCACCTGCACCACTGGACCGGCTGGCTATTCCTTCTTGCGCTGCCAATGCTGGCTGTCCACATCAAGCGCGTGAATCACGCCAAAACGTCGCTGGAAGTTCGCCCTCTGCTGGAGCACATGGTTAAAGCCGCGTTACTGACTAACGTATTGTTTGCGGTGGGTCTGTTACTCAATTGA
- the hslV gene encoding ATP-dependent protease subunit HslV, whose translation MTTIVSVRRNGKVVIGGDGQATLGNTVMKGNVKKVRRLYNDKVIAGFAGGTADAFTLFELFERKLEMHQGHLVKAAVELAKDWRTDRMLRRLEALLAVADENASLIISGNGDVIQPENDLIAIGSGGPYAQAAARALLENSELGARDIVEKSLSIAGDICIYTNQFHTIEELSSKA comes from the coding sequence GTGACAACAATTGTAAGTGTACGCCGCAACGGCAAGGTCGTTATCGGTGGTGATGGTCAGGCCACATTGGGAAATACCGTCATGAAAGGCAACGTCAAAAAAGTACGTCGCCTGTATAACGATAAAGTGATCGCGGGCTTTGCCGGCGGTACCGCTGATGCCTTCACGCTGTTTGAGCTGTTCGAGCGCAAACTGGAAATGCACCAGGGTCATCTGGTGAAAGCTGCCGTGGAACTGGCGAAAGACTGGCGTACCGACCGTATGCTACGTCGTCTGGAAGCGCTGCTGGCGGTCGCCGATGAAAATGCCTCGCTGATTATCAGCGGAAACGGTGACGTGATTCAGCCCGAAAACGATCTGATAGCGATTGGTTCCGGTGGACCTTATGCACAGGCTGCTGCCCGCGCGCTGCTGGAAAACTCCGAGCTGGGCGCGCGTGATATCGTCGAAAAATCGCTGAGCATCGCCGGTGACATCTGCATCTACACCAACCAATTCCACACCATCGAAGAATTGTCTTCTAAAGCGTAA
- a CDS encoding MIP family channel protein yields MSQTMSSTLKGQCIAEFLGTGLIIFFGAGCVAALKLAGASFGQWEISIVWGFGVAMAIYLTAAISGAHLNPAVTVALCLFANFEGRKVLPYIIAQVAGAFCAAALVYGLYYNLFFDFEQSHNMVRGSVESLDLAGIFSTYPNPHISVLQAFLVETVITAVLMALILGLTDDGNGLPRGPLAPLLIGILIAVIGASMGPLTGFALNPARDFGPKLFAFFAGWGKVAFTGARDIPYFLVPIFGPLLGAILGAAGYKALISRHLPHQINNIAEDKAQQPTKQRKA; encoded by the coding sequence ATGAGCCAAACCATGAGTTCCACATTAAAAGGTCAGTGCATCGCTGAGTTTCTGGGTACCGGGCTTATCATTTTCTTTGGCGCAGGCTGTGTTGCTGCGCTGAAACTTGCCGGAGCATCCTTTGGCCAGTGGGAAATCAGTATCGTCTGGGGATTCGGTGTGGCAATGGCCATTTACCTGACCGCCGCGATTTCGGGCGCACATCTGAACCCGGCTGTAACCGTCGCATTATGTTTGTTCGCGAACTTTGAAGGACGCAAAGTTCTGCCTTACATCATCGCGCAAGTCGCAGGCGCCTTCTGCGCAGCGGCACTGGTTTACGGCCTTTACTACAACCTGTTCTTCGATTTCGAGCAAAGCCACAACATGGTGCGCGGCAGTGTGGAAAGTCTGGATCTGGCCGGTATTTTCTCGACCTATCCAAACCCACACATCAGCGTGCTTCAGGCCTTCCTGGTTGAAACGGTGATCACCGCTGTTCTGATGGCACTGATCCTCGGCCTGACCGACGACGGTAACGGTCTTCCGCGTGGCCCGCTGGCTCCGCTGCTGATCGGTATTCTGATTGCGGTCATCGGTGCATCCATGGGCCCACTCACCGGCTTCGCCCTGAACCCGGCACGTGACTTCGGTCCAAAACTGTTCGCTTTCTTTGCGGGCTGGGGCAAAGTGGCCTTCACTGGCGCACGTGATATCCCTTACTTCCTGGTACCGATTTTTGGTCCGTTACTGGGCGCTATACTGGGTGCCGCAGGCTATAAAGCTCTGATTAGCCGCCATCTGCCGCATCAGATTAACAATATTGCGGAAGACAAGGCACAGCAGCCTACCAAACAGCGTAAGGCCTGA
- the rraA gene encoding ribonuclease E activity regulator RraA, whose translation MKYDTSELCDIYHEEVNVVEPLFSNFGGRTSFGGQITTVKCFEDNGLLYDLLEENGRGRVLVVDGGGSVRRALLDAGLARQALQNEWEGILIYGAVRQVDDLEELDIGIQAMAAIPAGAGSEGIGESDIRVNFGGVTFFSGDHLYADNTGIILSEDPLDIE comes from the coding sequence ATGAAATACGATACTTCCGAACTTTGCGATATCTACCATGAAGAAGTGAATGTTGTCGAACCCCTGTTCTCCAACTTTGGCGGGCGTACTTCATTTGGCGGGCAAATCACGACAGTGAAGTGTTTCGAAGACAATGGCTTGCTTTATGACCTGCTGGAAGAAAATGGCCGTGGCCGTGTGCTGGTGGTCGATGGCGGGGGTTCTGTTCGTCGTGCATTGCTCGATGCAGGTCTGGCACGTCAGGCACTGCAAAACGAATGGGAAGGCATTTTGATTTACGGTGCGGTTCGTCAGGTGGACGATCTGGAAGAGCTCGATATTGGCATTCAGGCCATGGCAGCGATCCCGGCAGGCGCAGGCAGTGAAGGGATCGGCGAAAGCGACATTCGTGTCAATTTCGGCGGCGTCACCTTCTTCTCCGGTGACCATCTGTATGCCGATAACACCGGTATCATCCTGTCCGAAGACCCGCTCGATATCGAATAA
- the glpX gene encoding class II fructose-bisphosphatase yields MKRELAIEFSRVTEAAALAGYKWLGRGDKNLADNAAVQAMRIMLNKVDIDGTIVIGEGEIDEAPMLYIGEKVGTGNGDAVDIAVDPIEGTRMTAMGQSNALAVLAVGDQGSFLNAPDMYMEKIAVGPGAKGAINLDLTLAENLANIANALNKPLTDLTVAVLAKPRHDEAIREMLAAGVRVFAFPDGDVAATILTCMPESEVDVLYGIGGAPEGVISAAVIRALDGDMQGRLLARHDVKGDTPENRRMGEEELARCKAMGIEAGKVLKLDDMARNDNVIFSATGITKGDLLEGISRQGNMATTETLLIRGKSRTIRRIRSTHYLDRKDAALHEFII; encoded by the coding sequence ATGAAACGTGAATTAGCAATCGAGTTCTCCCGTGTGACCGAAGCGGCCGCGCTTGCCGGTTATAAGTGGCTAGGCCGTGGCGACAAAAACCTCGCCGACAACGCCGCCGTTCAGGCGATGCGCATCATGCTCAACAAAGTCGATATCGATGGCACCATCGTGATTGGCGAAGGGGAAATTGATGAAGCGCCGATGCTGTACATCGGTGAAAAAGTCGGTACCGGCAACGGCGACGCGGTGGATATCGCGGTTGACCCGATTGAAGGCACGCGCATGACGGCGATGGGCCAGTCCAACGCACTGGCAGTGTTGGCGGTAGGTGATCAGGGCTCATTTCTGAATGCGCCTGACATGTACATGGAAAAAATCGCCGTCGGCCCTGGTGCCAAAGGTGCGATTAATCTGGATCTGACGCTGGCGGAAAATCTGGCAAACATTGCCAACGCGCTAAACAAACCGCTGACCGACCTGACCGTCGCCGTGCTGGCAAAACCGCGTCACGATGAAGCAATCCGTGAAATGCTCGCCGCCGGTGTCCGCGTATTTGCTTTCCCGGACGGCGACGTCGCCGCAACCATACTGACCTGTATGCCGGAGAGTGAAGTCGATGTGTTGTACGGCATCGGCGGCGCACCGGAAGGCGTGATTTCGGCCGCGGTGATCCGTGCGCTGGATGGTGACATGCAGGGCCGTTTACTGGCGCGTCATGACGTGAAAGGCGATACGCCGGAAAACCGCCGCATGGGCGAAGAGGAGTTGGCGCGCTGTAAAGCGATGGGCATCGAAGCGGGCAAAGTTCTGAAGCTCGATGATATGGCGCGCAATGATAATGTGATCTTCTCGGCAACCGGCATCACTAAGGGCGATTTGCTGGAAGGCATCAGCCGTCAGGGCAATATGGCGACCACCGAAACCCTGCTGATCCGTGGTAAATCCCGCACCATCCGCCGTATCCGTTCAACCCATTATCTCGATCGTAAAGACGCTGCGCTGCACGAATTTATTATCTGA
- the ftsN gene encoding cell division protein FtsN, producing the protein MAQKDYVSRGRSGARRKSTSRSKKRNSTTISKTMVVLAVAVLVVFVGGLYFIAHNKHEEAVVVPTHPVRPGNGLPPKPEERWRYIKELENRQMGVTTPTEPTAGGQVESKTQLTPEQRQLLEQMQADMRQTPTQLSEVPYNDPNQATRTAPVQRQVQQQQPTYTQPQVQTQPRQVQQQPTYTPQTQPVRAPQAQVQTQPVQPKPKPVPKETVKEQPKEQPKTQQPAAITQVAPEKPKEQEKTQRFMVQCGSFHGTEQAESQRAKLAFEGFEGRITTGGGWNRVVIGPYNNRSGADSTLARLKNAGISGCIPLATGG; encoded by the coding sequence GTGGCACAGAAAGACTATGTAAGCCGTGGGCGCTCAGGAGCGCGGCGGAAAAGTACCAGCCGGAGTAAAAAACGCAATTCCACAACGATCTCCAAAACCATGGTGGTGTTAGCCGTTGCGGTGCTGGTGGTGTTTGTCGGTGGCCTCTATTTTATTGCTCACAATAAGCACGAAGAAGCCGTCGTCGTGCCAACGCATCCTGTTCGTCCAGGTAACGGCTTGCCGCCTAAACCGGAAGAACGCTGGCGCTATATTAAAGAACTTGAAAATCGTCAGATGGGCGTGACCACGCCGACGGAACCGACGGCGGGCGGTCAGGTCGAATCTAAAACACAACTGACGCCGGAACAGCGCCAGCTGCTTGAGCAAATGCAGGCCGATATGCGCCAGACGCCAACGCAGCTGTCTGAAGTCCCTTATAACGATCCGAATCAGGCCACACGCACCGCGCCAGTGCAGCGTCAGGTACAACAGCAGCAGCCGACCTATACACAGCCGCAGGTGCAAACCCAGCCTCGTCAGGTACAGCAGCAGCCAACGTATACGCCGCAGACACAGCCAGTACGCGCGCCCCAGGCTCAGGTCCAGACGCAACCGGTGCAGCCGAAGCCAAAACCGGTGCCGAAAGAAACTGTGAAAGAGCAACCGAAGGAACAGCCTAAAACGCAGCAACCGGCCGCTATCACGCAGGTTGCGCCCGAGAAGCCAAAAGAGCAGGAAAAAACCCAGCGCTTTATGGTTCAGTGCGGCTCATTCCACGGTACCGAACAGGCAGAATCCCAGCGCGCCAAGCTGGCCTTCGAAGGTTTTGAAGGCCGCATCACCACCGGCGGTGGCTGGAATCGCGTCGTGATCGGCCCGTATAACAATCGTTCAGGTGCTGACAGCACCTTAGCCCGCCTGAAGAACGCAGGCATCTCCGGTTGCATTCCCCTCGCAACCGGGGGTTGA
- the cytR gene encoding DNA-binding transcriptional regulator CytR: MEHKKELPAATMKDVAEQAGVSTATVSRALMNPEKVSASTRQKVDQAVMAVGYSPHAMSRNLKRNESRTILVIVPDICDPFFADLIQGIEHTAAKSGYLVLIGDCAHQNQQEKTFINLIITKQIDGMLLLGSDLPFDASKEEQRNLPPMVMANEFAPELELPTVHIDNLTAAFEAVHYLLKLGHQRIACIAGPKHMPLCQYRSQGYVQALRRNGMSVESALTVHGDFSYESGAQAVIELMSLPKPPTAIFCHNDVMAIGAMFQAKKMGLNIPKDLSIVGFDDIKASQFTDPPLTTVAQPRFQLGRQAMLLLLEQLQGNLGQNGSLLLDSELVVRESTAAPKA; encoded by the coding sequence TTGGAGCACAAGAAAGAATTACCCGCCGCGACAATGAAAGATGTGGCTGAACAGGCAGGCGTTTCAACAGCAACGGTATCCCGCGCGTTAATGAATCCGGAAAAAGTTTCCGCCTCCACCCGTCAAAAAGTGGATCAGGCAGTCATGGCTGTGGGTTATTCCCCTCATGCCATGTCGCGCAATTTAAAACGCAACGAATCACGTACGATTCTGGTGATCGTCCCGGACATCTGCGATCCGTTTTTCGCGGATCTGATCCAGGGGATCGAGCATACGGCGGCGAAAAGTGGCTATCTGGTACTGATCGGCGACTGCGCTCATCAGAACCAGCAGGAAAAAACCTTCATCAATCTGATCATCACTAAGCAAATTGACGGCATGCTGCTGCTCGGCTCCGATTTACCGTTCGACGCCAGCAAAGAAGAACAGCGTAATTTGCCACCGATGGTGATGGCCAACGAATTTGCCCCGGAACTCGAGCTGCCGACCGTACATATCGACAACCTGACCGCCGCCTTCGAAGCCGTACATTATCTGCTTAAGCTCGGGCATCAGCGTATTGCCTGCATTGCAGGCCCGAAACACATGCCGCTTTGTCAGTATCGCTCACAGGGCTACGTACAGGCGCTGCGCCGTAATGGCATGAGCGTCGAAAGTGCGCTGACCGTGCATGGCGATTTTAGCTATGAATCAGGCGCACAAGCAGTTATTGAGCTGATGTCACTGCCCAAGCCGCCAACGGCAATTTTCTGTCATAACGACGTGATGGCGATTGGCGCGATGTTCCAGGCAAAAAAAATGGGACTGAATATTCCGAAAGATCTGTCGATTGTCGGCTTCGATGACATCAAAGCCAGCCAGTTCACTGATCCTCCGCTGACGACCGTGGCGCAGCCCAGATTCCAGCTTGGTCGTCAGGCCATGTTATTATTACTTGAACAGCTACAAGGTAATCTGGGACAAAACGGTTCACTGCTGCTTGATAGCGAACTGGTGGTTCGTGAAAGTACTGCGGCACCCAAAGCGTGA
- the hslU gene encoding HslU--HslV peptidase ATPase subunit produces MSEMTPREIVSELDSYIIGQDKAKRAVAIALRNRWRRMQLDEALRHEVTPKNILMIGPTGVGKTEIARRLAKLANAPFIKVEATKFTEVGYVGKEVDSIIRDLTDSAVKMIRLQSIDKNRYRAEELAEERILDVLIPPAKNNWGQPDEAQEPSAARQNFRKKLREGQLDDKEIEISLASGPMGVEIMSPPGMEEMTNQLQSMFQNMAGQKQKPRKLKIKEAYKLLIEEEAAKLVNPEDLKEQAIEAVEQHGIVFIDEIDKICKRGGQSSGPDVSREGVQRDLLPLVEGCTVSTKHGMVKTDHILFIASGAFQTASPSDLIPELQGRLPIRVELQALSTEDFERILTEPSASLTHQYKALMATEGVTIDFTADGIRRIAEAAWQVNETTENIGARRLHTVLERLMEDISYDASESSGISINIDADYVRSHLDQLVADEDLSRFIL; encoded by the coding sequence ATGTCTGAGATGACCCCGCGCGAGATCGTCAGCGAACTAGACAGCTACATCATTGGCCAGGACAAAGCGAAACGCGCCGTGGCCATTGCGTTGCGTAACCGCTGGCGCCGCATGCAGCTCGACGAAGCGCTGCGCCATGAAGTCACCCCGAAAAACATTCTGATGATCGGTCCGACCGGTGTGGGTAAAACCGAAATCGCACGCCGTCTGGCGAAACTGGCAAATGCGCCGTTTATCAAAGTTGAAGCAACGAAATTCACCGAAGTCGGTTACGTCGGGAAAGAAGTGGATTCTATTATCCGCGATCTGACTGATTCCGCCGTGAAAATGATCCGTCTGCAATCCATCGACAAAAACCGTTATCGCGCCGAAGAACTGGCCGAAGAGCGCATTCTTGATGTCCTGATCCCGCCTGCCAAAAACAACTGGGGCCAGCCGGACGAAGCGCAGGAACCTTCTGCCGCGCGCCAAAACTTCCGCAAAAAACTGCGTGAAGGTCAGCTCGACGACAAAGAAATCGAAATCAGTCTGGCTTCCGGTCCGATGGGCGTAGAAATTATGTCCCCTCCGGGCATGGAAGAAATGACCAACCAGCTGCAGTCTATGTTCCAGAACATGGCCGGGCAAAAACAGAAACCGCGTAAACTGAAAATCAAAGAAGCCTACAAGCTGCTGATCGAAGAAGAAGCGGCGAAACTGGTGAATCCGGAAGACCTGAAAGAACAGGCGATTGAAGCTGTTGAGCAGCACGGTATCGTGTTCATCGATGAAATCGACAAAATCTGTAAACGCGGCGGACAGAGCTCAGGCCCTGATGTATCCCGCGAAGGTGTTCAGCGCGATCTGCTGCCGCTGGTGGAGGGTTGTACGGTTTCCACCAAGCACGGCATGGTGAAAACAGATCACATTCTGTTTATTGCCTCCGGTGCTTTCCAGACAGCAAGCCCGTCCGATCTAATCCCAGAATTGCAGGGTCGTCTGCCGATCCGTGTGGAACTGCAGGCGCTGTCGACGGAAGACTTCGAACGCATCCTGACCGAGCCAAGTGCCTCCCTGACTCATCAGTACAAAGCATTGATGGCGACCGAAGGTGTGACGATTGATTTTACCGCTGACGGCATCCGTCGTATCGCTGAAGCGGCATGGCAGGTAAACGAAACCACCGAGAACATTGGTGCGCGTCGTCTGCATACCGTTCTGGAGCGTCTGATGGAAGATATCTCTTACGACGCCAGCGAAAGCAGCGGTATTTCCATAAACATTGATGCAGATTATGTTAGAAGCCACCTTGATCAGCTGGTAGCTGATGAAGATCTGAGCCGTTTCATCTTATAA
- the emrD gene encoding multidrug efflux MFS transporter EmrD, whose product MKNLENIHLLVMLILLVAVGQMAQTIYVPNIADMATSLSVKPGAVQRVMAAYLITYGASQLVYGPLSDNIGRRPVILTGLMIFLIGAAGAMMSSSLNMLIVASAVQGMGTGVAGVMARTMPRDLYSGGALRHANSLLNMGILVSPLMAPVIGGALSAWLGWRASFGFLLILCAGVAFSMYRWLPETRPAFTADHQPRKMLSSLRLLLADGNFSRYLVMLVGALAGVAVFEASCGVLMGGVLGLSGLMVSILFILPIPAAFFGAWYAGRSEKSFQQLMWHSVISCLLAGLTMWIPGWLGIMNIWTLIVPASLFFFGAGMLFPLATTGAMEPFPYLAGAAGALVGGLQNMGSGLVAWMSAMLPQTGQFSLGLLMFAMSLLILLCWWPMSNRQQEQGHTV is encoded by the coding sequence GTCGGACAAATGGCGCAAACCATTTACGTGCCGAACATCGCGGATATGGCGACCAGTCTGTCGGTCAAACCGGGCGCGGTGCAGCGGGTGATGGCGGCGTATCTGATCACCTATGGTGCTTCGCAGCTGGTTTATGGGCCGTTGTCTGACAACATTGGCCGCAGGCCGGTGATCCTGACCGGGCTGATGATTTTTCTGATAGGTGCGGCTGGCGCGATGATGTCCTCCAGTCTGAATATGTTGATCGTCGCCAGCGCCGTTCAGGGAATGGGCACTGGTGTGGCGGGTGTGATGGCGCGCACCATGCCGCGCGATCTGTACAGCGGCGGGGCATTACGTCATGCCAATAGCCTGCTGAATATGGGCATTCTGGTCAGCCCGCTGATGGCACCAGTCATTGGTGGTGCGCTTTCGGCATGGTTAGGCTGGCGTGCCAGTTTTGGTTTCCTGCTGATCCTGTGTGCCGGCGTGGCATTCTCAATGTACCGCTGGCTGCCGGAGACGCGTCCGGCATTCACCGCCGATCATCAGCCACGTAAAATGCTGAGCAGCCTGCGTCTTCTGCTGGCCGACGGCAACTTCAGCCGTTATCTGGTGATGCTGGTGGGCGCTTTGGCTGGTGTGGCGGTGTTTGAAGCCAGCTGTGGCGTACTGATGGGCGGCGTACTGGGTCTGAGCGGGCTGATGGTCAGCATTCTGTTTATCCTGCCGATCCCGGCGGCATTTTTCGGTGCCTGGTATGCCGGTCGTTCGGAGAAAAGCTTCCAGCAGCTGATGTGGCATTCTGTTATCAGCTGTTTGCTGGCGGGGCTGACCATGTGGATCCCCGGCTGGCTTGGCATCATGAACATCTGGACGCTGATCGTTCCGGCATCTTTATTCTTCTTCGGCGCCGGGATGTTATTCCCGCTGGCGACGACGGGTGCGATGGAGCCTTTCCCCTATCTCGCGGGCGCGGCGGGTGCGCTGGTGGGTGGATTGCAGAATATGGGATCCGGGCTGGTGGCGTGGATGTCGGCTATGTTGCCGCAAACCGGTCAGTTCAGTCTTGGCCTGCTGATGTTTGCGATGTCGTTACTGATTTTGTTGTGTTGGTGGCCGATGTCCAACCGCCAGCAAGAGCAGGGCCATACGGTATAA
- the glpK gene encoding glycerol kinase GlpK, translating to MSADTTHEKKYIVALDQGTTSSRAVVLDHDANIVSVSQREFTQIYPKSGWVEHDPMEIWSSQSSVLVEVLAKADINSDQIAGIGITNQRETTIVWEKETGKPIYNAIVWQCRRTADICEKLKKDGMEEYIRHNTGLVVDPYFSGTKLKWILDNVEGSRERAARGELLFGTVDTWLVWKMTQGRVHVTDYTNASRTMMFNIHNLEWDERMLEVLDIPRAMLPEVRPSSEIYGQTNIGGKGGTRIPIAGIAGDQQAALYGQLCVQPGMAKNTYGTGCFLLMNTGTEAVTSKNGLLTTIACGPRGEVNYALEGAVFVGGASIQWLRDELKLISDATDSEYFASKVKDTNGVYVVPAFTGLGAPYWDPYARGAIFGLSRGANSNHIIRATLESIAYQTRDVLDAMQADSGTRLQSLRVDGGAVANNFLMQFQSDILGTRVERPAVLEVTALGSAFLAGLAVGFWNDLDEVRSKATIEREFRPSIETTERNVRYKGWQKAVARVRSWEDHDE from the coding sequence ATGTCAGCAGATACGACTCACGAAAAAAAATATATCGTCGCGCTCGACCAGGGTACGACCAGCTCACGCGCCGTGGTTCTGGATCACGATGCCAACATCGTCAGCGTTTCGCAGCGCGAATTCACCCAGATCTACCCGAAATCCGGCTGGGTAGAACACGACCCAATGGAAATCTGGTCATCGCAAAGCTCAGTATTGGTAGAAGTGCTGGCGAAAGCCGACATCAATTCAGACCAGATCGCCGGTATCGGTATCACCAACCAGCGTGAAACCACCATCGTTTGGGAAAAAGAAACCGGCAAGCCTATTTACAACGCGATCGTATGGCAATGCCGCCGTACTGCTGATATCTGTGAAAAGCTGAAGAAAGATGGGATGGAAGAGTACATCCGTCACAACACCGGCCTGGTGGTTGACCCGTACTTCTCCGGTACCAAACTAAAATGGATCCTCGACAACGTTGAAGGCTCCCGCGAACGCGCTGCCCGCGGCGAATTGCTGTTCGGTACTGTCGATACCTGGCTGGTATGGAAAATGACTCAGGGACGCGTTCACGTTACCGATTACACGAACGCCTCTCGTACCATGATGTTCAACATTCATAATCTGGAATGGGACGAACGCATGCTGGAAGTGCTGGATATCCCGCGCGCCATGCTGCCGGAAGTCCGTCCTTCTTCTGAAATTTACGGCCAGACCAACATTGGTGGTAAAGGCGGTACGCGTATTCCAATCGCCGGTATTGCTGGTGACCAGCAGGCTGCGCTGTATGGCCAGCTGTGCGTACAACCGGGTATGGCGAAAAATACCTACGGTACCGGCTGCTTCTTGCTGATGAATACCGGTACAGAAGCCGTGACATCGAAAAATGGCCTGCTGACCACCATCGCCTGCGGTCCGCGTGGCGAGGTGAACTATGCGCTGGAAGGTGCGGTCTTCGTCGGCGGTGCCTCCATTCAGTGGCTGCGTGACGAGCTGAAACTGATCAGCGACGCGACAGACTCCGAATATTTCGCCAGCAAAGTGAAAGACACCAACGGCGTTTACGTGGTGCCTGCCTTCACCGGCCTCGGCGCGCCTTACTGGGACCCGTATGCCCGTGGCGCGATCTTCGGCCTGAGCCGTGGCGCGAACAGCAACCACATCATCCGTGCAACGCTGGAATCCATCGCTTACCAGACCCGCGACGTGCTCGACGCGATGCAGGCTGATTCAGGCACCCGCCTGCAATCCTTGCGCGTGGACGGCGGCGCAGTCGCCAACAACTTCCTGATGCAATTCCAGTCAGACATTCTTGGCACACGCGTTGAACGCCCTGCCGTTCTGGAAGTTACCGCGCTGGGTTCAGCCTTCCTTGCCGGTCTGGCCGTCGGTTTTTGGAACGATCTGGACGAAGTGCGCAGCAAAGCCACCATCGAACGTGAATTCCGCCCAAGTATTGAAACGACAGAACGTAATGTTCGATACAAAGGCTGGCAGAAAGCCGTCGCCCGCGTTCGTTCATGGGAAGATCACGACGAATAA